A stretch of the Mycobacteroides immunogenum genome encodes the following:
- a CDS encoding 16S rRNA (uracil(1498)-N(3))-methyltransferase: protein MAAATIFYVDSVPAVGERVILDGDEGHHATRVLRMRVGESVMVCDGAGEVGDGVVSSVERAGLTIEVTERWSVAAASPKVTVVQALPKSDRSELAVDLAVEAGVDEIVPWQAQRCVSRWDAAKSEKGQRRWEAVAGAASRQSRRAYVPAVRELHSTAQLAELVRARAADGAVVLVLHESADSGLGALAQRFASAPSVVLIVGPEGGVADEELRVLVDAGAAPVRLGPTVLRTSSAAAVALGALGVLTDRWAAGPLVHR, encoded by the coding sequence ATGGCGGCCGCCACGATCTTCTACGTCGATAGTGTTCCCGCGGTGGGTGAGCGGGTGATCCTGGACGGGGATGAGGGACACCACGCGACACGGGTGCTGCGCATGCGGGTCGGCGAGTCCGTCATGGTGTGCGATGGTGCCGGCGAGGTCGGTGACGGCGTGGTGTCCTCGGTTGAGCGCGCCGGCCTGACCATCGAGGTGACCGAACGTTGGAGCGTGGCCGCTGCGAGTCCCAAAGTGACTGTGGTGCAAGCGCTTCCCAAGTCGGATCGTTCGGAGCTGGCGGTCGATCTGGCGGTGGAGGCGGGAGTCGACGAGATCGTCCCGTGGCAGGCGCAGCGGTGTGTGTCGCGCTGGGACGCCGCCAAGTCGGAGAAGGGGCAGCGGCGCTGGGAGGCGGTGGCGGGCGCGGCATCGCGCCAGTCGCGCCGGGCCTACGTGCCGGCGGTGCGCGAACTGCATTCGACGGCGCAGCTGGCCGAGTTGGTGCGTGCCCGCGCGGCGGACGGGGCCGTGGTGTTGGTGCTGCATGAATCCGCGGACTCGGGGCTCGGCGCCCTGGCGCAGCGGTTCGCGTCGGCGCCGTCGGTGGTGTTGATCGTGGGCCCCGAGGGTGGCGTCGCCGACGAGGAGCTGCGGGTTTTGGTCGACGCGGGTGCCGCTCCGGTGCGTTTGGGGCCGACGGTGTTGCGTACCTCCAGTGCCGCGGCAGTCGCGCTCGGCGCGCTCGGGGTGCTGACGGATCGCTGGGCCGCTGGCCCGCTGGTGCACCGGTGA
- a CDS encoding type II toxin-antitoxin system VapB family antitoxin: MIFKGVREGKPYPEHGLSTRDWSRIPPRQIRLDELVTTTTVLALDRLLSEDSTFYGDLFPHAVKWQGVIYLEDGLHRAVRAALRNRVVLHARVFDMDQLRVV, from the coding sequence ATGATCTTTAAGGGTGTACGCGAGGGGAAGCCGTATCCAGAACACGGGCTCTCCACCAGGGATTGGTCACGCATCCCGCCCCGGCAGATCCGTCTCGACGAGCTCGTCACCACCACCACGGTCCTCGCACTGGACCGGCTGCTGAGCGAAGACTCCACGTTCTACGGGGACCTGTTTCCCCATGCCGTCAAATGGCAGGGCGTCATCTATCTGGAGGACGGGCTGCACCGGGCCGTGCGCGCCGCGCTGCGCAACCGGGTTGTGTTGCACGCGAGAGTTTTCGATATGGACCAGCTGCGGGTGGTCTGA
- a CDS encoding PhoH family protein, producing MTSREEGAAVPSSDVRSSVEIPNDLIMGLLGSADENLRELEDVLSADVHVRGNTITFRGEPADVALAERVISELIVIARRGQQLTPSTVRHAVAMLTGDGDESPAEVLSLDILSRRGKTIRPKTLNQKRYVDAIDANTIVFGIGPAGTGKTYLAMAKAVNALQSKQVTRIILTRPAVEAGERLGFLPGTLSEKIDPYLRPLYDALHDMMDPELIPKLMDAGVIEVAPLAYMRGRTINDAFIILDEAQNTTAEQMKMFLTRLGFGSKIVVTGDITQVDLPGNARSGLRAAMDILDNIEGIHFSELTSADVVRHRLVSEIVDAYARFEDSDLTGNRAQRRASGNRSRQR from the coding sequence GTGACGAGCCGAGAAGAAGGTGCCGCTGTTCCGTCTTCGGACGTACGCAGCAGCGTCGAGATTCCGAACGATCTCATCATGGGCCTGCTGGGTTCAGCTGATGAAAACCTGCGAGAGCTGGAGGACGTCCTTTCCGCCGATGTCCACGTCCGCGGAAACACCATTACCTTCCGCGGCGAGCCCGCCGATGTGGCACTTGCCGAGCGGGTGATTTCCGAGCTGATCGTGATTGCCCGGCGCGGGCAGCAGCTCACGCCCTCGACCGTTCGGCACGCGGTGGCGATGCTGACCGGTGACGGCGACGAGTCACCGGCCGAGGTGCTGAGTCTGGACATCCTGTCGCGGCGCGGCAAGACGATCCGTCCAAAGACGTTGAACCAGAAGCGCTATGTCGACGCGATCGACGCCAACACGATTGTGTTCGGGATCGGCCCGGCCGGTACGGGCAAGACCTACCTGGCAATGGCCAAGGCGGTCAACGCGTTACAGAGCAAGCAGGTCACCCGCATCATCCTGACGCGCCCGGCGGTGGAGGCGGGCGAGCGGCTCGGATTTCTGCCCGGCACGCTGAGCGAGAAGATCGATCCGTATCTGCGGCCGCTGTACGACGCGCTGCACGACATGATGGATCCTGAGCTCATCCCCAAGCTGATGGATGCCGGGGTCATCGAGGTCGCCCCGCTGGCCTACATGCGCGGGCGGACCATCAACGACGCGTTCATCATTCTCGACGAGGCGCAGAACACCACCGCCGAGCAGATGAAGATGTTCCTCACCCGGCTGGGCTTCGGTTCCAAGATCGTGGTGACCGGTGACATCACCCAGGTTGACCTGCCCGGAAACGCCCGTTCCGGGCTACGCGCGGCGATGGACATCCTCGACAACATCGAAGGAATTCACTTCTCGGAGTTGACCAGTGCCGACGTGGTGCGCCACCGGCTGGTATCGGAGATCGTGGATGCCTACGCCCGTTTTGAGGACTCGGATCTGACGGGTAATCGCGCGCAGCGGCGCGCCTCGGGGAACCGGAGCCGGCAGCGATGA
- the era gene encoding GTPase Era, producing the protein MSSPEFRSGFVCFVGRPNTGKSTLTNALVGQKVAITSNRPQTTRHTIRGIVHREDFQIVLVDTPGLHRPRTLLGQRLNDLVRDTYSEVDVIGLCIPADEGIGPGDKWIYEQIKLVAPRTTLIAIVTKIDKVSKERVAEQLLSVSQLVGPDVDIVPVSAVSGAQVEVLTEVLASKLAPGPAFYPDGELTDEPEEVLMAELIREAALEGVRDELPHSLAVVIDEVNEREGRAEGSELIDVYAILYVERDSQKGIVIGKGGSRLREVGTNARTQIEKLLGTKVFLDLRVKVAKNWQRDPKQLGKLGF; encoded by the coding sequence GTGAGCTCGCCGGAGTTTCGTTCCGGTTTCGTCTGTTTCGTCGGGCGGCCCAATACCGGTAAGTCGACGTTGACCAATGCGCTGGTGGGCCAGAAGGTGGCCATCACGTCGAACCGGCCGCAGACCACCCGGCACACGATTCGCGGCATTGTGCACCGCGAGGACTTCCAGATCGTGCTCGTCGACACCCCGGGGTTGCACCGGCCGCGCACGCTGCTCGGGCAGCGGCTCAACGACCTTGTGCGCGATACGTATTCCGAGGTCGACGTAATCGGGCTGTGCATCCCGGCCGACGAGGGGATCGGGCCGGGGGACAAGTGGATCTACGAGCAGATCAAGCTGGTCGCGCCGCGCACCACGCTGATCGCGATCGTCACCAAGATCGACAAGGTGAGCAAGGAGCGGGTGGCCGAGCAGCTGCTGTCGGTCTCGCAGCTCGTCGGGCCGGATGTGGACATCGTGCCGGTGTCGGCAGTCTCCGGCGCCCAAGTCGAGGTGCTGACAGAGGTTTTGGCATCCAAGCTGGCGCCGGGGCCCGCGTTCTATCCCGACGGCGAACTGACCGATGAGCCCGAAGAGGTGCTCATGGCCGAGCTGATCCGGGAGGCCGCGCTCGAAGGCGTGCGCGACGAGCTGCCGCACTCGCTGGCGGTGGTGATCGACGAGGTGAACGAGCGTGAGGGGCGTGCCGAGGGCTCCGAGCTCATCGACGTGTACGCGATTCTCTACGTCGAGCGCGACAGCCAGAAGGGCATCGTCATCGGCAAGGGCGGTTCGCGGCTGCGCGAAGTCGGCACCAACGCGCGCACGCAGATCGAAAAGCTGCTTGGCACAAAGGTTTTCCTGGATCTGCGGGTCAAGGTCGCCAAGAACTGGCAGCGCGACCCCAAGCAGCTCGGCAAGCTGGGTTTCTGA
- the ybeY gene encoding rRNA maturation RNase YbeY: MSIEVVNESGIDVAEGELVSVARFAIAAMDVHPAAELSMMLVDLAAMADLHMRWMDLPGPTDVMSFPMDELEPGGRPDAPEPGPSMLGDIVLCPQFAAEQAEAAGHSLAHELALLTVHGVLHLLGYDHAEPEEEREMFALQNQLLQDWYEQQAQLYRDSRLLDKSRNFDE; encoded by the coding sequence ATGAGCATTGAGGTTGTCAACGAGTCGGGTATCGACGTCGCCGAGGGCGAGTTGGTCAGCGTCGCACGTTTTGCCATAGCGGCCATGGATGTGCATCCGGCGGCCGAGCTTTCGATGATGCTCGTCGATCTGGCGGCGATGGCCGATCTGCACATGCGCTGGATGGATCTGCCCGGTCCCACCGATGTGATGTCGTTCCCGATGGATGAGCTGGAGCCCGGTGGGCGCCCCGACGCACCCGAGCCCGGGCCGTCGATGCTGGGCGACATCGTGCTGTGCCCGCAGTTCGCGGCCGAACAAGCCGAGGCGGCCGGTCATTCGCTGGCGCATGAGCTGGCGCTGCTGACCGTGCACGGTGTGCTGCATCTGCTCGGTTACGACCACGCCGAACCTGAGGAAGAGCGCGAGATGTTCGCGCTGCAGAACCAGCTGCTGCAGGACTGGTATGAGCAGCAGGCCCAGCTGTACCGGGATAGCCGTCTGCTCGACAAGTCGCGCAACTTCGACGAGTGA
- the hrcA gene encoding heat-inducible transcriptional repressor HrcA produces MASADDRRFEVLRAIVADYVTTKEPIGSKALVDRHSLGVSSATVRNDMAVLEAEGYIAQPHTSSGRIPTEKGYREFVNRLEDVKPLSGAERKAILNFLEGGVDLDDVLRRAVRLLAQMTRQVAVVQYPTLSSSSVRHLEVVSLSPARLLLVVITDTGRVDQRIVELGDVINDEQLGRLRLLLGAALDGKKLSEASVAVAELAEQSSDDLRNALTRAATVLVETLVEHHEERLLLGGTANLTRNAADFGGQLRTVLEALEEQVVVLRLLAAQQEAGRVTVHIGHETAAEQMIGTSVVSTPYGAGGAVFGGMGVLGPTRMDYPGTIANVAAVAMYIGEVLANR; encoded by the coding sequence ATGGCGAGTGCCGATGACCGGCGTTTCGAGGTGCTGCGTGCCATCGTCGCCGACTACGTCACCACCAAGGAACCGATCGGCTCCAAGGCCCTGGTCGACAGGCATAGCCTCGGCGTTTCCAGCGCCACCGTCCGCAACGATATGGCGGTACTGGAGGCAGAGGGCTACATCGCCCAGCCGCACACCAGTTCGGGGCGTATCCCCACAGAAAAGGGCTACCGCGAATTCGTCAACCGCCTCGAGGACGTCAAACCGCTCTCGGGTGCCGAGCGCAAGGCCATCCTGAATTTCCTGGAGGGCGGCGTCGACCTCGACGACGTGTTGCGCCGGGCGGTGCGGCTGTTGGCGCAGATGACCCGCCAGGTTGCCGTCGTGCAGTACCCGACGCTGTCCTCGTCCAGCGTGCGCCACCTGGAAGTGGTGTCCCTCAGCCCGGCCCGGCTGCTACTGGTGGTGATCACCGACACCGGCCGCGTCGATCAGCGGATCGTCGAGCTGGGCGATGTCATCAACGACGAACAGCTTGGCCGCCTGCGCCTATTGCTGGGTGCGGCACTGGACGGCAAGAAGCTCTCTGAGGCGTCGGTGGCCGTCGCCGAGCTGGCCGAACAGTCCTCCGATGACCTCCGCAATGCCCTCACCAGGGCCGCGACGGTCCTGGTGGAGACGCTCGTCGAGCATCATGAGGAACGCCTGCTGCTGGGTGGCACGGCCAACCTGACCCGCAATGCCGCCGATTTCGGCGGACAGCTGCGCACCGTGCTGGAGGCGCTGGAAGAGCAGGTCGTGGTGCTGCGCTTGCTCGCCGCGCAGCAGGAGGCAGGCCGGGTGACCGTGCATATCGGTCACGAAACCGCGGCCGAGCAGATGATTGGTACCTCCGTCGTCTCCACCCCGTATGGTGCGGGCGGAGCGGTATTCGGCGGCATGGGTGTGCTGGGGCCCACACGGATGGACTATCCGGGAACCATCGCGAATGTCGCGGCGGTTGCCATGTATATCGGCGAAGTGCTAGCCAACCGCTAG
- the recO gene encoding DNA repair protein RecO has product MRLYRDRAVVLRQHKLGEADRIVTLLTRQHGLVRAVAKGVRRTRSKFGSRLEPFAHIDVQLHPGRNLDIVTQVQAIDAFAADIVSDYGRYTTACAILETAERIAGEERAPAVALHRLTVGALRAIADQQRSRELVLDAYLLRAMSIAGWAPAISECARCATPGPHRAFHVAAGGSVCVHCRPAGAVTPPQGVLELMAALHDGDWAATDDVPQTQRTQASGLIAAHLQWHLERKLRTLPLVERGSRLNMSHGEEQPARSAAG; this is encoded by the coding sequence ATGCGGCTTTATCGGGATCGTGCTGTCGTGCTGCGACAGCACAAGCTCGGCGAGGCCGATCGCATCGTGACCCTGCTGACCCGCCAACATGGCCTGGTACGCGCGGTCGCCAAGGGTGTGCGCCGCACCCGCAGTAAGTTCGGCTCACGGCTGGAACCCTTCGCACATATCGACGTGCAGCTGCATCCGGGACGCAATCTGGACATCGTCACCCAGGTGCAGGCCATCGACGCCTTCGCGGCCGACATCGTCAGCGATTACGGCCGGTACACCACGGCCTGCGCCATCCTGGAGACCGCCGAGCGGATTGCCGGTGAGGAGCGTGCCCCGGCCGTCGCCCTGCACCGCCTCACCGTCGGCGCGCTGCGGGCCATCGCCGATCAACAGCGTTCCCGCGAGTTGGTTCTTGACGCATATCTGTTGCGCGCCATGAGCATCGCCGGGTGGGCACCCGCCATCAGCGAGTGCGCTCGCTGTGCCACGCCCGGCCCGCACCGCGCCTTCCACGTGGCAGCGGGCGGCAGCGTGTGCGTGCATTGCCGTCCCGCGGGTGCGGTGACTCCGCCGCAGGGTGTGCTGGAGTTGATGGCGGCCCTTCACGACGGCGACTGGGCGGCCACCGATGACGTGCCGCAGACCCAGCGCACCCAGGCCAGCGGGTTGATCGCGGCGCATTTGCAGTGGCATCTGGAACGCAAGCTGCGGACACTCCCGCTCGTCGAACGTGGCAGCAGGTTAAATATGAGCCATGGTGAAGAGCAGCCAGCCCGATCCGCAGCAGGATAA
- a CDS encoding DUF559 domain-containing protein: MGGLIVASEALTSGDVTRQELRKYYVKVFHNVHVHQRVEMTAALRAEAAFLWSRRKAVVCGVSAAALHGNPWISAQRPAELVRVRHDAPPGIISHHDRLLPTEQMTVRGMPVTTPARTIFDIGRRVRLDRAVELTDVLLGLCTPDSVMCVAEQHRGVRGLRQLERVLALADAGAESVQETRLRLCLVEGGLPEPETQIELLGPEGRTIRLDMGWREQRVAAEFDGAQHWGDSRQHRRDIERQEAIASLGWRLVRVSRDQLMNQPKVVVERVRAALTAAQRAA, from the coding sequence ATGGGTGGGCTCATTGTGGCAAGCGAGGCGCTGACGTCGGGCGACGTCACTCGGCAGGAATTGCGCAAGTACTACGTGAAGGTCTTTCACAACGTGCATGTGCACCAACGGGTCGAGATGACGGCCGCACTGCGTGCCGAGGCCGCGTTCCTGTGGTCACGGCGTAAGGCAGTCGTATGTGGGGTATCGGCTGCGGCCTTGCATGGCAATCCTTGGATATCTGCGCAGCGGCCGGCGGAGCTTGTCCGGGTACGACATGACGCACCGCCAGGCATCATCAGCCACCACGACCGGTTATTGCCGACGGAGCAGATGACGGTACGCGGCATGCCGGTCACCACCCCGGCACGCACGATCTTCGATATCGGGCGACGTGTCCGGTTGGACAGGGCAGTCGAACTGACAGACGTCCTGCTCGGGCTCTGCACCCCGGATTCCGTCATGTGTGTCGCGGAGCAGCATCGCGGTGTACGGGGCCTGCGGCAGTTGGAACGCGTGCTGGCGTTGGCAGATGCGGGCGCCGAATCGGTTCAAGAGACTCGCTTGCGGCTGTGTCTGGTGGAGGGTGGATTGCCCGAACCAGAGACCCAGATCGAGCTGCTCGGTCCGGAGGGAAGGACGATCCGTCTCGATATGGGCTGGCGCGAGCAGCGGGTCGCAGCGGAGTTCGACGGAGCGCAACACTGGGGTGATTCGAGACAGCACCGCCGAGACATCGAGCGGCAGGAGGCAATCGCTTCGCTCGGCTGGAGGCTCGTGCGTGTGAGCCGGGATCAATTGATGAATCAGCCGAAGGTCGTCGTCGAGCGGGTGCGTGCGGCATTGACCGCTGCGCAACGAGCCGCGTAG
- a CDS encoding amidase encodes MSGFPTLTSQAAALSDGSASSVSLTLAALNAIKSSQSTLNAFRVVCTKSALAEAAEADKRLARGERLPLLGVPIAIKDDTDLAGTPTAFGTAGAVGSESEDAELVRRLRSAGAVIVGKTNTCELGQWGFTSGPGFGHTRNPWSRGHTPGGSSGGSAAAVAAGLVAGAIGSDGAGSVRIPAAWTHLIGIKPQRGRISTWPLAEAFNGITVHGPLARTVADAALLLDAASGNVPGDLHKPPHVRVLDAVHEDPGQLRVALSLKVPFSGFPAHLHPTIEAATRYVAHQLRSLGHMVSESDPDYGVGLGVNFLPRATAGLLPWRDRLDAGAHWDPRTVANMRTGRRLAGWALRRARAAEPRLQARVGKIFGSFNVVLAPTTAQPPTGIYDFDDVGSIATDRGQVGACPMTWPWNVLGWPSINVPAGFTEDGLPIGVQLMGPANSEPLLISLAAQLESINNWASETPDPWW; translated from the coding sequence ATGTCGGGCTTTCCCACGCTGACTTCGCAGGCCGCCGCCCTATCTGACGGTTCGGCGAGTTCGGTTTCGCTCACCCTCGCGGCGCTCAACGCCATCAAGTCGAGCCAGTCGACCCTCAACGCGTTCCGGGTGGTGTGCACCAAGAGCGCCCTGGCCGAAGCCGCCGAGGCCGACAAACGATTAGCCAGAGGTGAGCGGCTGCCGTTGCTCGGGGTACCCATCGCCATCAAGGACGACACCGATTTGGCGGGCACCCCAACCGCATTCGGTACCGCCGGGGCCGTCGGCTCGGAATCCGAGGACGCCGAGCTGGTGCGCAGACTGCGGAGCGCCGGCGCGGTGATCGTCGGCAAGACCAACACCTGCGAGCTGGGCCAATGGGGCTTCACCAGCGGACCCGGCTTCGGCCACACCCGCAATCCCTGGAGCCGCGGCCATACGCCGGGCGGATCCTCGGGCGGCAGTGCCGCCGCGGTGGCGGCCGGGCTCGTCGCCGGAGCCATCGGTTCGGACGGCGCCGGAAGCGTCCGGATCCCGGCGGCCTGGACCCACCTGATCGGCATCAAGCCGCAGCGCGGCCGCATCTCCACCTGGCCACTTGCCGAGGCATTCAACGGAATAACCGTGCACGGCCCGCTGGCCCGCACGGTCGCCGATGCCGCCCTGCTGCTGGACGCGGCGTCGGGAAATGTTCCCGGCGACCTGCACAAGCCGCCGCATGTTCGGGTGCTCGACGCCGTGCACGAGGACCCGGGACAGCTGCGCGTCGCGCTGTCGCTCAAGGTTCCGTTCTCGGGCTTTCCGGCGCACCTCCATCCGACCATCGAGGCCGCCACGCGCTATGTGGCACACCAGCTGCGCTCGCTCGGGCACATGGTGTCCGAGAGCGACCCCGACTACGGCGTCGGGCTCGGCGTGAACTTCCTGCCCCGGGCGACGGCCGGGCTCTTGCCCTGGCGAGATCGGCTCGACGCCGGCGCGCATTGGGACCCACGCACGGTGGCGAACATGCGCACGGGCCGGCGGCTGGCCGGCTGGGCGCTGCGGCGCGCGCGGGCCGCTGAGCCTCGGCTACAGGCCCGCGTCGGCAAGATCTTCGGCAGCTTCAATGTGGTGTTGGCGCCGACTACTGCCCAACCACCAACGGGTATCTACGATTTCGATGACGTCGGCAGTATCGCGACGGATCGCGGGCAAGTCGGTGCGTGTCCCATGACGTGGCCGTGGAATGTGCTGGGCTGGCCATCTATCAACGTACCCGCCGGATTCACCGAGGACGGGCTACCGATCGGCGTGCAACTGATGGGCCCCGCGAACAGCGAGCCCTTGCTCATTTCCCTTGCCGCACAGCTGGAGTCGATCAACAACTGGGCATCGGAAACCCCCGACCCCTGGTGGTGA
- the dnaJ gene encoding molecular chaperone DnaJ, whose product MARDYYGILGVSKGASDSELKRAYRKLARELHPDINPDEQAQARFKEVSIAYEVLTDPEKRRVVDLGGDPLENGGGGNGFGGFGSGFGGLGDVFEAFFGGSAGGSRGPRGRVQPGSDSLLRMRLELVECATGVSKQVTVDTAILCDGCAGKGTHGNSAPSACETCGGRGEVQTVQRSLLGQVLTSRPCPTCQGAGEVITDPCHKCGGDGRVRARREITVKIPAGVGDGMRVRLAAQGEVGPGGGPAGDLYVEVHEKPHDVFIRDGDDLHFTVRVPMAEAALGTSVSVEAILDGDTTIRVEPGSQPGSVVTLRGKGMPHLRTGVRGNLHAHLDVVVPTRLDSKERELLKDFRARNKESAEVVWAESASGGVFSRLREAFTGR is encoded by the coding sequence GTGGCGCGTGATTACTACGGCATCCTCGGGGTGAGCAAGGGTGCCAGCGACAGCGAGCTCAAGCGGGCGTATCGCAAGCTCGCCCGCGAGCTGCACCCCGACATCAACCCCGATGAGCAGGCGCAGGCCCGGTTCAAGGAAGTCAGCATCGCCTACGAGGTGCTGACCGATCCGGAGAAGCGGCGCGTTGTCGACCTCGGCGGCGATCCGCTGGAGAACGGCGGCGGCGGCAACGGGTTCGGTGGTTTCGGCTCGGGCTTCGGTGGCCTGGGCGATGTCTTCGAGGCGTTCTTCGGCGGTTCGGCCGGCGGATCACGTGGTCCGCGCGGCCGGGTTCAGCCCGGGTCCGACTCCCTACTGCGGATGCGCCTGGAACTGGTGGAATGCGCGACCGGCGTCAGCAAGCAGGTGACGGTCGACACCGCGATTCTGTGCGACGGATGTGCGGGCAAGGGCACCCACGGCAACTCGGCGCCCAGCGCCTGCGAGACCTGTGGTGGCCGCGGCGAGGTGCAGACGGTGCAGCGGTCCCTGCTTGGCCAGGTGTTGACTTCGCGCCCCTGCCCGACGTGCCAGGGCGCCGGTGAGGTCATCACCGATCCGTGTCACAAGTGCGGTGGCGACGGCCGGGTGCGGGCGCGCCGCGAGATCACGGTCAAGATCCCGGCCGGTGTCGGCGACGGGATGCGGGTGCGCCTGGCGGCACAGGGTGAGGTCGGCCCCGGCGGCGGTCCGGCCGGTGACCTGTACGTCGAGGTGCACGAGAAGCCGCATGATGTCTTCATTCGCGACGGCGATGACTTGCACTTCACGGTCCGGGTCCCGATGGCGGAGGCGGCGCTGGGCACCAGCGTGTCCGTCGAAGCGATCCTCGACGGCGACACCACCATCAGGGTCGAGCCTGGCTCGCAGCCCGGATCGGTGGTGACGCTGCGCGGCAAGGGCATGCCTCACCTGCGTACCGGTGTGCGCGGCAATCTGCACGCCCACCTCGACGTGGTAGTGCCGACCCGGCTGGATTCCAAGGAACGCGAGCTTTTGAAGGATTTCCGGGCCCGCAACAAGGAGAGTGCCGAGGTCGTCTGGGCCGAGTCCGCGTCCGGCGGGGTGTTCTCGCGGCTGCGCGAGGCCTTCACGGGTCGGTAG
- a CDS encoding hemolysin family protein, which translates to MSGIGLLLAAIALVGLGGAFAAIDAAINTVSPARVDELVREERPGAVRLSVVIRERPRYVNLVVLLRTTCEILSTVFLVGYLTARISLGAALTISAIVMVVTSFVAIGVGPRTLGRQHAYSIALGAAVPLQVISVLLGPISRLLILLGNAVTPGRGFRNGPFASEIELREVVDMAQQRGVVADEERRMIQSVFELGDTPAREVMVPRTEMVWIENDKTAGQATSLAVRSGHSRIPVVGENVDDVVGVVFLKDLVQQTYYSVNGGRDVTVTQVMRPAVFVPDSKPLDELLREMQQHRKHMALLVDEYGAIAGLVTIEDVLEEIVGEIADEYDHDEVAPVEDLGDKVFRVSARLPIEDLGELYGIEFDEDLDVETVGGLLALDLGRVPLPGAKVASHGLLLQAEGGPDTRGRVRIGTILVQPDPDAESDEKAEERDE; encoded by the coding sequence ATGTCTGGCATCGGGCTGCTGCTGGCGGCGATTGCGCTGGTCGGTTTGGGCGGTGCCTTCGCGGCTATCGACGCCGCCATCAACACCGTCTCCCCGGCGCGTGTCGACGAGCTGGTTCGTGAGGAAAGGCCAGGGGCGGTACGGCTTTCCGTGGTGATACGGGAACGCCCGCGCTATGTGAACCTGGTGGTGCTGTTGCGCACCACCTGCGAGATCTTGTCGACGGTGTTTCTTGTCGGGTATCTGACCGCGCGGATCAGCCTGGGTGCCGCGTTGACGATCTCCGCGATCGTCATGGTGGTGACGAGCTTCGTGGCGATCGGGGTGGGGCCGCGGACCTTGGGGCGTCAGCACGCGTACTCGATCGCGCTGGGTGCCGCCGTGCCGTTGCAGGTGATTTCGGTGCTGTTGGGCCCCATTTCGCGGCTGCTGATTCTGCTCGGTAATGCGGTGACGCCCGGACGCGGGTTCCGCAACGGGCCGTTCGCCTCCGAGATCGAGCTGCGCGAGGTTGTCGACATGGCGCAGCAGCGCGGGGTGGTGGCCGACGAGGAACGCCGGATGATTCAGTCGGTGTTCGAGCTGGGCGATACCCCGGCCCGCGAGGTGATGGTGCCGCGCACCGAGATGGTGTGGATCGAGAACGACAAGACGGCGGGGCAGGCGACGTCGCTGGCGGTCCGTAGCGGGCATTCCCGCATCCCGGTGGTCGGGGAGAACGTCGACGATGTCGTCGGCGTGGTCTTCCTCAAAGACCTTGTGCAGCAGACGTACTACTCGGTCAACGGTGGGCGTGATGTCACGGTGACGCAGGTGATGAGGCCGGCGGTGTTCGTCCCGGACTCCAAACCGCTCGACGAGCTGCTGCGTGAGATGCAGCAGCATCGCAAACACATGGCACTGCTGGTGGATGAGTACGGCGCCATCGCCGGCCTGGTGACCATCGAGGATGTGCTCGAGGAGATCGTGGGGGAGATCGCCGACGAGTACGACCATGACGAAGTTGCTCCGGTGGAGGATTTGGGCGACAAGGTGTTCCGTGTCTCCGCCCGGTTGCCCATCGAGGACCTGGGGGAGCTGTACGGCATCGAGTTCGATGAGGACCTGGATGTCGAGACAGTGGGCGGGCTACTGGCGCTGGACTTGGGCCGCGTGCCGTTGCCGGGCGCCAAAGTCGCCTCGCATGGACTTTTGTTACAGGCTGAGGGTGGTCCGGACACCCGCGGCCGGGTGCGCATCGGCACCATCCTGGTGCAGCCCGACCCCGATGCCGAAAGCGACGAGAAAGCGGAGGAAAGAGATGAGTGA